The Chryseobacterium sp. G0186 genome includes the window CCGAATTCGTTTAATAAAGCATCAATTTCAACAGTATAATCCTGTATAGGATCATTAGGGAAAAAATTAACACCACCAGAAATCAAATTAAGATCATTTTTATCAAGAACAGTCTTTCTCGTAGGATTAATTCCTTTAGTATAAATTAATTGAATACCATCTAAACCATTTTCAAGAATCTGTTTAATCATCATACTGTTTGAACCATTAAGTTCTTTGAACAATTTATGTAATGATTGTGGTATAAATACTCGCAAAACACCTGCTTCCCTATCATATCCAAACATCCTAGAATGCTGCCAAAATGTATCTGCTTGAGGTGACTTTGATTTACGACAATAATAGACAGTCTGAAGTTTAGGAATTGTAACTCCCCTTCCTAAACTATTACCTCCAATGATAATATTAAATCCAGAATTATAGTCAATATCAATAGGACTTTTAGAGTTCACAACAATAATAGTAATAATCTCTAAAATAGAAGCAATCTCACTTTTAATATCATCAAAATTTGTTATATCTGGCTTAGTTTTTTGTAAATCTTTCCATGATTCATATAAACTTTCTTCAAACCATCCTTCTTCAGATTCAGACAATAAAAAATTTAAATGTTCTCCTATTTTATCAGCAAATGATTCTTGATCAGCTATTCTAACACTTGGATGAATCAAAAAGTTACATGTATCTTTATTAGTTGCTCTAAAATGTGATGCTGTTATCAAAAAAGACATTACACTATCAATTAAACCTTGTGGTGCAAATCCACTTTCATCTTTTATATCATCTAATTCAGATTCACCAGTTATTCTAATACAATAAGATTGAGGATCGGAATATACAAACTCCCCTCCAATATAGTTAGCTCCTGGAGAAAAATATGTTACAAAGTCAGATTTCCATCCTGAAATTTGACTTTGTAATAAAATTGCTTGAGGGGTTGCTGTTACTTGAATATAAATACTACTACTACTCAAACTTTTAATTGAAGAAAGATGCCTATTTATAGTACTAGTACTCTTTTTATTAACTAAATTATTTAAACTTGCAGAGTCTGCTTCATCATCAATAATAACGATGGATTGACCAGAACACAATTGTGAAGATGATAAATTATTTCTCCATTTTCTTAAAATATTAGTATTTTTCTTTAAAACAATGACAATCGGCTTATCTTGTCTTGCTGTTGAAAATGTTACATCATCATATTCTCCAAAAACTTGAAATGTTGGTAAATTAATACATGTTCTCTCAAATGTTTGTTTTTGCAGATAGACGTTATCGGTGGTAAGAAATAAAAATATATTAAATCCATTATCAGCCATCTTGGCTATTACACCTAAAGTCTGAATAGTTTTACCACTTTGAACATTGCCTAGCAATAATCCGTTAAGATGATTATTATATGTAAAATATTGTCTAATTTTTTCTACCACAGAATCAGATGTATCTATAGTACTTTTACTTAAAGATACATCTTGTAGTGTTTTTTCATATGCACTAAAATTCATTGTAATTTTATTTTGCTCTAAAATCTAACAACCAAATATTAGGATCAGTTGTACCCATTAACTTAATAATATTGTTTCCATAATGTTCTAACACCTCTTCAGTAACAAGATTGCCAACTTTTAGTGAATCATTACTTTCTAATCTTCCTTTTATCCATTTACCTAAGATTTGTAAATCGTTTTGTGAACGTAGATTTTTACTATTCT containing:
- a CDS encoding Z1 domain-containing protein, whose product is MNFSAYEKTLQDVSLSKSTIDTSDSVVEKIRQYFTYNNHLNGLLLGNVQSGKTIQTLGVIAKMADNGFNIFLFLTTDNVYLQKQTFERTCINLPTFQVFGEYDDVTFSTARQDKPIVIVLKKNTNILRKWRNNLSSSQLCSGQSIVIIDDEADSASLNNLVNKKSTSTINRHLSSIKSLSSSSIYIQVTATPQAILLQSQISGWKSDFVTYFSPGANYIGGEFVYSDPQSYCIRITGESELDDIKDESGFAPQGLIDSVMSFLITASHFRATNKDTCNFLIHPSVRIADQESFADKIGEHLNFLLSESEEGWFEESLYESWKDLQKTKPDITNFDDIKSEIASILEIITIIVVNSKSPIDIDYNSGFNIIIGGNSLGRGVTIPKLQTVYYCRKSKSPQADTFWQHSRMFGYDREAGVLRVFIPQSLHKLFKELNGSNSMMIKQILENGLDGIQLIYTKGINPTRKTVLDKNDLNLISGGVNFFPNDPIQDYTVEIDALLNEFGIDEKNIVDITHIQQILKYVGSNTNDDWDKNKFLNCVNSLSLKRPQTKCYLIVRRNRDISKGTGTLLSPTDRILGDKLGDSIVLTMYKIQGGKNKGWNDKSFWIPNIKFPNNLGFYDVK